In Firmicutes bacterium ASF500, a single genomic region encodes these proteins:
- the dpnA gene encoding Modification methylase DpnIIB has translation MTIFERLISGDAVEQLRTLDAESVHTCVTSPPYFGLRDYGIKGQIGLEPTPQEYLERLVQVFREVRRALRKDGTLWLVIGDSYCRKNCRSLKNKDLLGIPWALAMALRTDGWYLRQDIIWHKPNAMPEGVRDRCTRSHEYIFLLSKSARYYFDADAIRESFITPTRSGERRSYPSGCASSFDLDAGHLPQRGNFAGLPLNPLGRNKRDVWTVPSSSFQGAHFAVFPGKLAEPCILAGSPLGGTVLDPFMGSGTTGAVAKRLGRSFIGIDLSPDYCAMAAKRISDVKEVV, from the coding sequence TTGACCATATTTGAACGATTGATCAGCGGCGACGCCGTGGAACAGCTCCGAACACTGGATGCGGAGAGTGTCCATACCTGTGTTACTTCGCCGCCCTATTTTGGACTGCGGGACTATGGGATAAAGGGGCAGATCGGATTAGAGCCAACGCCCCAGGAGTATCTGGAACGGCTTGTCCAGGTGTTTCGGGAGGTGCGGCGGGCACTGCGGAAGGACGGGACCCTGTGGCTCGTCATAGGCGACAGCTACTGCCGGAAAAACTGTAGAAGCCTCAAAAACAAGGACTTGCTGGGCATTCCCTGGGCACTGGCCATGGCCCTGCGGACGGACGGCTGGTATTTGCGGCAGGACATTATCTGGCACAAGCCCAACGCCATGCCGGAGGGGGTGCGGGACCGCTGCACCAGAAGCCACGAATATATCTTCCTGTTGTCCAAATCAGCGCGATACTATTTTGACGCCGATGCCATCCGGGAATCCTTCATCACACCCACCCGTTCGGGAGAACGCCGGAGTTATCCGTCAGGCTGTGCCTCCAGCTTTGATCTGGATGCCGGACACCTTCCGCAAAGGGGGAACTTTGCCGGACTTCCCCTCAACCCGCTGGGCCGGAACAAGCGGGATGTCTGGACAGTCCCCAGCAGCAGCTTCCAGGGGGCGCACTTCGCGGTGTTCCCGGGGAAGCTGGCGGAACCCTGCATCCTGGCGGGAAGCCCCCTTGGCGGCACGGTGCTGGACCCCTTCATGGGCAGCGGTACAACCGGCGCTGTGGCGAAACGCCTGGGCCGGAGTTTTATCGGGATCGACCTATCCCCGGACTACTGCGCCATGGCCGCGAAACGAATTTCGGACGTAAAGGAGGTAGTGTGA
- the tag gene encoding DNA-3-methyladenine glycosylase 1 codes for MEQVYRCEWAGPDQIYIDYHDNEWGQPLHDDNKLFEMLILEGMQAGLAWITVLKKREAFCAAFDNFDPPKVALYDDAKIEALMANTGIIRHRGKINAAIGNAKAFLEIQKEYGSFDRFIWAYVNHTPIINAPHSMAELPTSTPLSDQISKDLKKRGFKFVGSTIVYSFMQAVGMVDDHMIWCPWHTNNRK; via the coding sequence ATGGAACAGGTATACAGATGTGAATGGGCCGGCCCCGACCAGATATATATTGACTACCACGACAACGAATGGGGCCAGCCCCTCCACGATGACAATAAACTGTTTGAAATGCTGATCCTGGAGGGGATGCAGGCCGGACTGGCATGGATCACGGTGCTGAAAAAGCGGGAAGCCTTTTGCGCTGCTTTTGACAACTTCGATCCCCCAAAGGTCGCGCTGTATGATGACGCAAAGATCGAAGCCCTTATGGCGAACACCGGGATTATCCGACACCGGGGCAAGATCAACGCAGCTATTGGCAACGCAAAAGCATTCCTTGAAATTCAAAAAGAATACGGCAGTTTCGACCGATTCATCTGGGCCTATGTCAATCACACACCTATCATCAACGCCCCACACAGCATGGCGGAGCTGCCTACATCCACCCCGTTGTCCGATCAGATCAGCAAGGACTTGAAAAAGCGGGGCTTCAAATTTGTGGGGTCCACCATTGTCTATTCGTTTATGCAGGCTGTCGGGATGGTGGACGACCACATGATTTGGTGTCCCTGGCATACGAATAACAGAAAATAA
- the rcsC_1 gene encoding Sensor histidine kinase RcsC, which produces MTKRIFRSILCVAAAVLLANLVIVMGCLYDYFGSVQEAQLKDELRLAAYAVEENGQDYLEHLSERDYRYTWTPDYRLTWIASDGTVLFDTLDSAENMENHGDRIEVREAFAKGESSSIRYSTTLTERTLYYARALNNGTVLRISIRQVTVLALVLVMLQPILLVAILAVILSAVLANWMSKKIVQPLNSLDLDHPLENNAYEELAPLLSRIHQQRQQIAAQLHSLKKQTDEFAQVTSHMKEGLVLLDNAGKILSINPAAQQVFGVETSCNGQDFLTIDRSRDLHFAIQTAVSEGHSEVRSERNGREFQFDISRIESEEAFVGTVLLAFDVTEQAFAERNRREFTANVSHELKTPLQSILGSAELLKSGMVKQDDIPHFSGLIHTEAARLVTLVEDIIHLSQLDEGMVLPQESVGLFEVAKNVTDTLSDTAAQKCVNVLVSGENICINGVRSFLYEMIFNLCDNAIKYNVEGGTVKIVVSNNVKGASITVKDTGIGIPPEYQSRVFERFFRVDKSRSKASGGTGLGLSIVKHIAQYHNATINLCSQVGEGTTITIVFPPT; this is translated from the coding sequence ATGACCAAAAGAATCTTTCGGTCCATCCTGTGTGTAGCGGCGGCGGTACTGCTGGCAAACCTCGTCATTGTCATGGGATGTTTGTATGACTACTTCGGTTCCGTTCAAGAGGCGCAGTTAAAAGACGAACTGCGGCTTGCGGCTTATGCGGTGGAGGAAAACGGACAGGACTATTTAGAACACCTGTCAGAACGCGATTACCGCTACACCTGGACCCCGGACTACCGCCTGACCTGGATTGCGTCTGATGGCACAGTCCTTTTCGACACGCTGGATTCCGCAGAAAATATGGAAAACCACGGAGATCGCATTGAGGTCCGGGAAGCATTTGCGAAAGGTGAAAGCAGCAGCATCCGTTACTCCACCACACTCACAGAGCGGACGCTCTACTATGCCAGGGCATTGAATAACGGAACTGTGCTGCGCATCTCCATCCGGCAGGTGACGGTATTGGCGCTGGTTCTGGTTATGCTCCAGCCTATTCTGCTGGTAGCGATTCTTGCAGTCATTCTCTCTGCTGTCCTTGCAAATTGGATGTCCAAGAAAATCGTCCAGCCCCTTAATTCACTGGACCTGGATCATCCGCTGGAGAATAACGCCTACGAAGAATTAGCGCCCCTTCTCAGCCGCATCCATCAGCAGCGTCAGCAGATTGCCGCACAACTTCACAGCTTGAAAAAGCAGACAGATGAATTTGCACAAGTGACCAGTCACATGAAAGAGGGTCTGGTTCTTCTTGACAATGCAGGAAAAATTCTAAGCATCAATCCAGCGGCACAGCAAGTTTTTGGAGTGGAAACATCCTGCAATGGACAGGATTTTCTGACCATAGATCGAAGCCGTGATCTGCACTTCGCCATACAAACAGCAGTATCCGAAGGACACAGTGAGGTTAGGTCGGAGCGAAACGGGCGGGAGTTTCAATTTGACATCAGCCGGATCGAATCGGAGGAGGCCTTTGTTGGAACGGTGCTGTTGGCCTTTGATGTGACGGAACAGGCATTTGCGGAGCGGAATCGCCGGGAATTTACCGCAAACGTATCCCATGAGCTGAAAACGCCGCTGCAATCCATCCTGGGCAGTGCGGAACTGTTAAAAAGCGGGATGGTCAAACAAGACGATATTCCCCATTTTTCCGGCCTTATCCACACAGAAGCCGCACGGCTGGTAACATTGGTAGAGGATATTATTCACCTCTCTCAACTTGACGAAGGCATGGTTTTACCCCAGGAGAGCGTGGGCCTCTTTGAAGTAGCAAAAAATGTGACAGACACCCTTAGCGATACTGCCGCGCAGAAGTGTGTTAATGTCTTGGTTTCAGGTGAGAATATCTGCATAAATGGTGTGCGCAGTTTTTTATATGAAATGATCTTTAACCTCTGTGATAATGCCATTAAGTACAATGTTGAGGGCGGAACTGTAAAGATCGTTGTCTCTAACAATGTAAAAGGTGCATCAATTACAGTAAAAGACACCGGAATTGGTATCCCGCCGGAGTACCAGTCCAGGGTGTTTGAACGGTTCTTCCGAGTGGACAAGAGCCGCTCAAAAGCGTCCGGCGGAACCGGGCTAGGTCTTTCGATTGTTAAACATATTGCACAATATCACAACGCAACAATCAACCTATGCAGTCAGGTTGGGGAAGGAACTACAATTACTATTGTATTTCCCCCAACTTGA
- the phoB gene encoding Phosphate regulon transcriptional regulatory protein PhoB, protein MIFCVEDDESIQSLELYALRSAGFEVRGFVDGDSFLEALRTEIPQLVILDVMLPGKSGVELLKLMKESSATREIAVIMATAKGAEYDKIQSLDLGADDYLVKPFGMMEMVSRVKAVLRRCHPRQNPEILAANDLVIDLAEHTVMAGGERVSLTYKEFELLRLFMSSPGVAFTREKLLTSIWDSDYSGETRTVDMHIRTLRQKLGSYGAMIETIRNVGYRLEVKP, encoded by the coding sequence ATGATTTTTTGCGTAGAAGATGATGAAAGCATCCAGAGCCTTGAACTCTATGCGTTACGAAGCGCGGGATTCGAGGTCAGGGGTTTTGTGGATGGCGATTCTTTCTTGGAGGCGCTTCGCACAGAAATACCCCAGCTTGTTATTTTGGATGTCATGCTGCCCGGAAAAAGCGGTGTTGAATTGCTGAAGCTGATGAAGGAATCCAGTGCGACCCGTGAGATCGCGGTCATCATGGCAACGGCAAAGGGAGCAGAGTACGATAAGATTCAGAGCCTGGACCTGGGGGCGGACGATTATCTGGTCAAGCCCTTCGGCATGATGGAGATGGTATCACGGGTCAAAGCGGTACTGCGCCGGTGTCACCCCAGGCAGAATCCAGAGATCCTGGCTGCAAACGATCTGGTGATCGATCTGGCGGAGCATACCGTCATGGCGGGCGGTGAGCGGGTTTCCCTCACCTATAAAGAATTTGAATTGCTACGCCTGTTTATGTCCTCCCCCGGTGTTGCGTTCACCAGAGAAAAACTCCTGACCAGCATCTGGGATTCGGACTATTCCGGTGAAACCAGGACTGTGGATATGCACATCCGTACCCTGCGGCAGAAGCTGGGAAGTTATGGAGCAATGATTGAAACGATTCGTAATGTCGGCTACCGGCTGGAGGTAAAACCATGA
- the phoU gene encoding Phosphate-specific transport system accessory protein PhoU: MRSKFDEQLALMKNELIQMGALCEEAISLAAKALTEGDKTLAEKVGPLDGEIDQMERDIESLCLKLLLQQQPVARDLRQISAALKIITDMERIGDQASDIAEIILAMLSEGYVPEDVGHIREMAQETIKMVTESVDSYVQQDIERARAVIAHDDTIDRYFTQVKAVLIQKIAEAPAVGEHALDLLMIDKYLERIGDHAVNIAEWVIFSITGNKNGQAH, translated from the coding sequence ATGCGGAGCAAATTTGACGAGCAGCTTGCCCTGATGAAAAATGAACTGATTCAAATGGGCGCACTGTGCGAGGAGGCGATCTCCCTGGCGGCAAAGGCTCTGACCGAGGGGGACAAGACCCTGGCGGAGAAGGTCGGGCCGCTGGACGGGGAGATCGACCAGATGGAGCGGGATATTGAGAGCCTGTGTTTGAAGCTACTGCTCCAGCAGCAGCCGGTGGCCCGTGACCTGCGGCAGATTTCCGCCGCGCTGAAAATTATCACGGATATGGAGCGCATCGGGGATCAGGCGTCCGATATTGCGGAGATCATTCTGGCCATGCTGTCAGAGGGCTATGTCCCGGAAGATGTGGGCCATATCCGCGAAATGGCGCAGGAGACAATCAAAATGGTCACAGAGAGCGTGGATTCTTACGTCCAGCAGGATATAGAGCGGGCCAGAGCCGTGATTGCTCACGATGACACCATTGACCGCTATTTTACACAGGTCAAAGCTGTGCTGATTCAAAAAATCGCGGAGGCGCCCGCAGTCGGGGAGCACGCGCTTGACCTGCTGATGATCGACAAATACCTGGAGCGCATTGGTGACCATGCTGTCAATATTGCAGAGTGGGTTATCTTCTCCATTACCGGGAATAAGAACGGGCAGGCACATTGA
- the pstB3 gene encoding Phosphate import ATP-binding protein PstB 3 produces MSSIVTAKDLCLWYGTAQALNNINIEIPEKNITAFIGPSGCGKSTFLKTLNRMNDLIPGVKITGEVRYGEQDVYASGLDVNLLRKEIGMVFQKPNPFPMSIYDNIAYGPRTHGVRNKAKLDDIVERSLRGAAIWDEVKDRLKKNALGLSGGQQQRLCIARALAVEPKVLLMDEPTSALDPISTSKIEELAMGLKEQYTIIIVTHNMQQAARISDYTAFFLLGELIEYGETEKLFSWPECQKTEDYITGRFG; encoded by the coding sequence ATGAGCAGTATTGTTACCGCAAAGGATTTGTGCCTGTGGTATGGGACGGCCCAGGCACTGAACAATATCAATATTGAAATTCCGGAGAAGAACATTACCGCCTTTATCGGTCCCTCCGGGTGTGGGAAGTCCACCTTTCTGAAAACACTGAACCGGATGAACGATTTAATTCCTGGCGTGAAGATCACCGGCGAGGTGCGCTATGGGGAGCAGGATGTATACGCCTCTGGCCTGGATGTGAACTTGCTGCGGAAGGAGATCGGCATGGTGTTCCAGAAGCCCAATCCCTTCCCCATGAGTATCTATGACAACATCGCCTACGGTCCCCGGACCCATGGTGTCCGCAACAAGGCCAAACTGGACGATATTGTGGAGCGCTCCCTCCGGGGGGCGGCAATCTGGGACGAGGTGAAGGACCGACTGAAAAAGAACGCCCTGGGCCTCTCCGGAGGCCAGCAGCAGCGGCTTTGTATCGCCCGCGCCCTGGCTGTGGAGCCGAAGGTGCTGCTGATGGACGAACCCACCAGCGCCCTGGACCCCATTTCCACTTCCAAAATCGAGGAGCTGGCGATGGGCCTGAAGGAGCAATATACCATCATCATCGTGACACACAATATGCAGCAGGCCGCCCGCATTTCGGACTATACCGCCTTTTTCCTGCTGGGGGAATTGATTGAGTACGGTGAGACAGAAAAGCTGTTCTCCTGGCCGGAGTGCCAGAAAACGGAGGACTATATCACAGGGAGGTTTGGATAA
- the pstC gene encoding Phosphate transport system permease protein PstC has protein sequence MGKHQRFIENLIHGIFLFLGLVTVGCVLLITVYLILSGIPAIRQIGLLDFLLGDTWESTAKEPSFGILPFILTSIYGTAGAILFGVPVGFFTAVYLAKLAPPKVKAVVESAVSLLAGIPSVVYGLVGMLVLVPGIRQLFHVPDGASLLAAIIVLAIMILPSIIKVSVTALEAVPQEYEDASLALGATPIETYFRVSAPAAKSGIAAAVVLGVGRAIGEAMAVMMVSGNVPNMPSLFQSVRFLTTAVASEMAYSSGLQRQALFSIALVLYLFVLLLNAALNFFLKRKKEG, from the coding sequence ATGGGAAAACATCAACGGTTTATAGAAAACCTGATTCACGGGATATTCCTGTTCCTGGGTCTGGTCACGGTGGGCTGTGTCCTGCTTATTACGGTATATCTGATCCTGTCCGGAATCCCTGCTATCCGGCAAATTGGCCTGCTGGACTTCCTGTTGGGAGACACCTGGGAATCCACAGCAAAAGAACCGTCCTTCGGAATTCTGCCTTTTATCTTGACCAGCATCTATGGAACTGCCGGAGCTATTCTCTTTGGCGTACCGGTTGGCTTCTTCACGGCGGTATATCTGGCAAAGCTGGCCCCGCCAAAGGTGAAAGCTGTGGTGGAATCTGCTGTCAGTCTGCTGGCGGGCATCCCCTCGGTGGTCTACGGTCTGGTAGGTATGCTGGTGCTGGTTCCGGGAATACGGCAGCTCTTTCATGTGCCGGACGGGGCCAGTCTGCTGGCGGCGATCATCGTGCTGGCCATTATGATCCTGCCTTCCATTATTAAGGTGTCTGTCACTGCGTTAGAGGCGGTCCCGCAGGAATACGAGGATGCCTCCCTTGCTCTGGGGGCTACACCCATCGAAACCTACTTCCGCGTATCCGCTCCGGCAGCAAAAAGCGGCATAGCGGCGGCGGTAGTACTGGGGGTGGGCCGGGCTATCGGAGAGGCTATGGCGGTGATGATGGTGTCCGGCAATGTGCCTAATATGCCGTCCCTGTTCCAGAGCGTCCGTTTTCTCACCACGGCAGTCGCCAGCGAGATGGCCTATTCCAGCGGATTGCAGCGGCAGGCCCTGTTCTCTATTGCCCTGGTTCTCTACCTATTCGTGCTGCTGCTCAATGCCGCGCTGAATTTCTTCCTGAAACGCAAAAAGGAGGGCTGA
- the pstS gene encoding Phosphate-binding protein PstS — MKKKTQKLIGLVMAVAVVASMLAGCSQKLSGTVATDGSTSMEKVIGALGEAFMEQNDGVTFTYNPTGSGSGIKAVQEGRCDIGLSSRNLKDEETASGLTATVLAYDGIAVIVHPDNPVADLDVETIAKLYTGEITNWKDAGGSDAAVVLIGREAGSGTRDGFESITGTEDACQYRQELTSTGDVITAVSQNPDAIGYASLASVSDSVKALTVGGVAPTEDTVKDGSYVIQRPFVLVTKTDAKLSEAAQAFFDFATSADASDFISKAGAVAAN; from the coding sequence ATGAAAAAGAAAACACAGAAATTGATTGGCCTGGTCATGGCTGTTGCCGTGGTTGCGTCTATGCTGGCCGGATGTTCCCAGAAGCTCTCCGGTACGGTGGCTACCGACGGCTCCACCTCTATGGAGAAGGTGATCGGGGCGCTGGGCGAGGCGTTCATGGAGCAGAACGACGGCGTGACCTTTACCTACAACCCCACCGGTTCCGGCTCCGGCATCAAGGCTGTCCAGGAGGGCCGCTGTGACATTGGCCTCAGCAGCCGCAATCTGAAGGATGAGGAAACAGCCAGCGGCTTGACGGCCACCGTCCTGGCCTATGACGGCATCGCCGTCATCGTTCACCCGGACAACCCCGTGGCCGACCTGGACGTGGAAACCATCGCCAAGCTCTACACCGGCGAGATCACCAACTGGAAGGATGCAGGCGGCAGCGACGCGGCCGTAGTCCTCATTGGCCGGGAGGCTGGCAGCGGAACGCGGGACGGCTTTGAATCCATTACCGGCACCGAGGATGCCTGCCAGTACCGCCAGGAACTGACCTCTACCGGCGATGTGATTACTGCCGTCTCTCAGAATCCGGACGCTATCGGCTACGCTTCTCTAGCTTCTGTCAGTGACAGCGTAAAGGCCCTTACCGTGGGCGGCGTGGCTCCCACCGAGGACACCGTCAAGGACGGCAGCTATGTGATCCAGCGTCCCTTCGTGCTGGTGACAAAGACCGATGCCAAGCTGTCCGAGGCCGCCCAGGCATTCTTCGATTTCGCAACCTCTGCCGATGCCTCTGACTTTATCAGTAAGGCCGGCGCGGTGGCGGCGAACTGA